One genomic region from Anopheles bellator chromosome 2, idAnoBellAS_SP24_06.2, whole genome shotgun sequence encodes:
- the LOC131211026 gene encoding NPC intracellular cholesterol transporter 2 homolog a-like → MFRDFILIALVVMSAALVYGDVHRPCSGGRPQPISVDILGCSSTPCDLVRGQNVIADIDFTTDRAVQSMTTVATATALGVVTNYPLGVNAVTCNFLQGTSCPLSATEDVSYRLTMPILAIYPLVRVDIEIDVRDQNNNSVVCFQVEAQVVATNK, encoded by the exons ATGTTCCGCGATTTCATTCTGATTGCCCTGGTTGTCATGTCGGCGGCGCTGGTCTACGGTGACGTACACCGCCCTTGCTCCGGAGGCCGTCCACAGCCGATTAGTGTGGACATTTTAGGATGTAGCAGCACGCCGTGTGACCTGGTCCGTGGACAGAATGTGATTGCCGATATCGACTTCACCACCG ATCGGGCGGTCCAGTCAATGACGACGGTTGCCACTGCGACGGCGCTCGGTGTTGTGACGAACTATCCGCTGGGAGTGAACGCCGTCACCTGTAACTTCCTGCAGGGTACGAGCTGTCCACTGAGCGCCACCGAGGATGTTAGCTACCGCCTGACGATGCCCATTCTGGCGATCTACCCGTTGGTCCGGGTGGACATTGAAATCGATGTGCGCGATCAGAACAACAACTCCGTTGTGTGCTTCCAGGTTGAGGCTCAAGTCGTGGCGACCAACAAGTAA